Proteins from a genomic interval of Undibacterium parvum:
- the aroG gene encoding 3-deoxy-7-phosphoheptulonate synthase AroG encodes MQRTDDLRIREMKELLPPSHLIREFACSEKASETASGARTALHRILHAQDDRVMVVIGPCSIHDTKAAMEYAHKLVEQRERFSGELEIVMRVYFEKPRTTVGWKGLINDPYMDNSFRINDGLRIARELLLNINELGLPAGTEYLDVISPQYIADLISWGAIGARTTESQVHRELASGLSCPVGFKNGTDGNVKIAVDAIKAASQPHHFLSVTKGGHSAIVSTNGNEDCHIILRGGKTPNYDAVSVDAACKDIASNGLASRLMIDASHANSSKNPANQIPVCADIAAQIAGGDNRIVGVMIESNLVAGRQDLVPGKDLVYGMSVTDGCIAWDESIAVLEGLADAVKQRRLKQTE; translated from the coding sequence ATGCAACGCACCGACGATTTACGCATACGGGAAATGAAGGAACTGCTGCCGCCATCGCATCTGATACGCGAATTTGCCTGTTCTGAAAAGGCATCTGAAACGGCGTCCGGTGCCAGAACCGCGCTACACCGTATTTTGCATGCACAAGACGACAGGGTCATGGTGGTGATCGGACCTTGCTCGATACACGATACCAAGGCAGCCATGGAATATGCGCACAAACTGGTAGAGCAGCGTGAACGTTTTTCCGGTGAATTGGAAATCGTCATGCGTGTGTATTTTGAAAAACCACGCACTACCGTGGGTTGGAAGGGCTTGATCAATGATCCGTATATGGACAATAGCTTTCGCATCAATGACGGCTTAAGGATAGCGCGTGAATTGCTACTCAATATCAATGAGTTGGGTCTACCTGCCGGCACTGAGTACCTAGACGTGATCAGCCCGCAATACATTGCCGATCTGATTAGCTGGGGTGCCATCGGGGCCCGAACCACTGAATCGCAAGTGCATAGAGAGCTCGCTTCCGGGCTGTCCTGCCCGGTTGGTTTTAAGAACGGCACCGATGGTAACGTCAAGATCGCAGTGGACGCGATCAAGGCCGCATCGCAACCGCATCACTTTTTATCAGTGACCAAGGGCGGGCATTCGGCGATTGTTTCTACCAATGGCAATGAAGATTGCCACATCATTTTGCGTGGCGGTAAGACGCCTAATTATGATGCTGTCAGTGTTGATGCAGCGTGTAAAGACATTGCCTCCAATGGCCTTGCTTCGCGCCTGATGATAGATGCATCGCATGCGAATAGCTCTAAAAATCCAGCCAATCAAATTCCAGTGTGTGCCGATATCGCAGCGCAAATTGCGGGCGGCGACAACCGCATTGTGGGCGTGATGATAGAGTCGAATCTGGTAGCGGGACGTCAAGATCTGGTGCCTGGCAAGGACCTGGTCTACGGCATGTCGGTGACGGATGGCTGCATCGCCTGGGATGAGAGTATCGCGGTGCTGGAAGGTTTGGCCGATGCGGTTAAACAGCGCAGACTTAAACAGACAGAATAG
- a CDS encoding SDR family NAD(P)-dependent oxidoreductase, with protein MGKTILITGAGSGFGKLAAFALAQRGHCVIAATYDQAQAEALQIEASEAGITLNIIKLDITREEDRRQLIGSGIDVLVNNAGVGESGPLAEVPLERIRRTFETNVIGSLGMVQLAVPELIKRGGGTIVFVTSLAGRMPIPFLAPYGMSKYALEVAGADLAVELKPFNIAVSMVEPGAFATGFNEAQIATKYSWMGPESIYRDQQAFIKKNEKTVLGLQSVKIETVIQTLVKVVEAKHPRLRYAVPKWQGAGIQLLRAFGM; from the coding sequence ATGGGCAAGACCATTTTGATCACTGGTGCCGGCAGCGGCTTTGGGAAATTGGCGGCATTCGCCTTGGCACAACGCGGCCACTGTGTCATCGCCGCTACCTACGATCAGGCGCAGGCAGAAGCCTTACAAATCGAGGCAAGCGAAGCGGGCATTACGCTCAACATCATCAAGCTCGATATCACTCGTGAAGAAGACCGGCGTCAACTGATCGGCAGCGGTATTGACGTGCTGGTCAATAACGCCGGTGTCGGTGAGTCCGGGCCACTGGCGGAAGTGCCTTTAGAGCGGATCCGCCGCACCTTTGAAACCAATGTGATCGGTAGTCTTGGCATGGTGCAACTGGCAGTGCCTGAGCTGATTAAGCGTGGCGGCGGCACTATCGTTTTTGTGACCTCGCTGGCAGGGCGTATGCCTATCCCTTTTCTGGCGCCGTACGGCATGAGCAAGTATGCGCTGGAAGTGGCCGGTGCCGATCTGGCAGTCGAGTTAAAACCTTTTAACATTGCGGTTTCGATGGTGGAGCCGGGTGCTTTTGCTACCGGCTTTAACGAAGCGCAGATCGCCACCAAATATAGTTGGATGGGGCCGGAGTCGATTTACCGCGATCAACAGGCATTTATAAAGAAAAACGAAAAGACGGTACTTGGGCTGCAAAGCGTCAAAATAGAAACAGTGATACAGACGCTGGTCAAGGTAGTCGAAGCGAAGCATCCCCGTCTGCGTTACGCCGTACCAAAGTGGCAGGGTGCCGGGATACAGTTATTGCGTGCGTTTGGAATGTAA
- the tldD gene encoding metalloprotease TldD, with amino-acid sequence MKLFDSNLQHLAIARDILLTPFGLDEAKLQKALGSMFTHRIDYADLYFQFTKNEGWSLEEGIVKTGSFSIDQGVGVRAISGDKTAFSYSDEISEIALLEAAKATRTIARQGSGKVKVASQMQARASQALFLKNDPLASLDATEKVSLLERLEKIARAKDPRVVQVMAGLAGEYDVILVARSDGIMAADIRPLVRVSVTVIVEQDGRREMGSSGGGGRYDYSYFSDALLAQYADEAVKSALVNLDARPAPAGPMTVVLGSGWPGILLHEAIGHGLEGDFNRKGSSTFSGRIGDRVAAKGVTVVDDGTLANRRGSLNIDDEGNPTQCTTLIEDGILKGYIQDTMNARLMKMPVTGNARRESFAHLPMPRMTNTYMLAGDKDPQEILASVKNGLYAVNFGGGQVDITNGKFVFSASEAYMIEDGKVTYPVKGATLIGNGPDVLNRVSMIGNDMRLDPGVGVCGKEGQSVPVGVGQPTLRIDGLVVGGTA; translated from the coding sequence ATGAAACTATTTGACTCAAATCTGCAGCATCTCGCGATCGCCCGAGATATATTACTTACCCCATTTGGCTTGGACGAGGCTAAATTACAAAAAGCCTTGGGCTCGATGTTTACGCATAGGATTGATTATGCGGATCTGTATTTTCAGTTTACCAAAAATGAGGGTTGGAGTTTAGAAGAGGGCATAGTAAAAACCGGAAGTTTTTCGATAGATCAAGGGGTAGGCGTGCGCGCTATCTCTGGTGATAAAACTGCTTTTTCCTATTCTGATGAAATTTCTGAAATTGCCTTGCTGGAGGCCGCCAAAGCCACTCGCACCATCGCCCGTCAAGGCTCTGGCAAGGTAAAAGTAGCATCGCAAATGCAAGCACGTGCCAGTCAGGCGCTGTTTCTGAAAAACGATCCTTTAGCTTCACTTGATGCGACCGAAAAAGTGAGTTTGTTAGAGCGGCTGGAAAAAATAGCCAGAGCTAAAGATCCGCGTGTAGTGCAAGTCATGGCCGGTTTGGCGGGTGAGTATGACGTTATTCTGGTAGCTCGTAGCGACGGCATAATGGCGGCCGATATCCGCCCGCTGGTTCGGGTTTCCGTCACTGTCATTGTAGAGCAAGACGGTCGTCGTGAAATGGGTTCTAGCGGTGGCGGTGGACGCTACGACTACTCTTATTTTTCCGATGCTTTATTGGCGCAATATGCTGATGAGGCTGTGAAGTCGGCTTTAGTCAATCTCGATGCAAGGCCGGCACCGGCTGGTCCGATGACGGTGGTGCTAGGTTCCGGTTGGCCTGGCATTCTTTTACATGAAGCGATCGGTCATGGTCTGGAAGGCGATTTTAATCGTAAAGGATCAAGTACTTTTTCCGGACGCATCGGTGACCGCGTTGCCGCCAAAGGCGTTACTGTGGTGGATGATGGCACACTCGCTAATCGTCGCGGATCTCTGAATATCGACGATGAGGGCAATCCTACTCAATGCACCACCTTGATCGAGGACGGTATTTTGAAGGGCTATATTCAGGATACGATGAATGCCCGTCTGATGAAAATGCCGGTGACTGGCAATGCACGACGTGAATCTTTCGCCCATCTGCCTATGCCGCGTATGACCAATACCTATATGCTGGCGGGCGATAAAGATCCTCAGGAGATTTTGGCCTCGGTAAAAAATGGTCTTTACGCGGTTAATTTTGGCGGTGGTCAGGTCGATATCACGAATGGGAAATTCGTTTTCTCAGCCAGCGAAGCGTATATGATAGAAGACGGTAAAGTGACGTATCCGGTCAAAGGCGCGACCTTGATTGGCAATGGTCCGGACGTCTTGAATCGTGTCTCTATGATAGGTAACGATATGCGTCTCGATCCTGGTGTCGGTGTCTGCGGTAAGGAAGGACAGAGTGTGCCGGTAGGTGTGGGCCAACCTACCTTGCGTATTGACGGTTTGGTGGTTGGCGGAACCGCATAG
- the murB gene encoding UDP-N-acetylmuramate dehydrogenase, whose amino-acid sequence MNTPLSLQKNISLLKLNSFGIAAQALAFLRIENEQQLTQIRADAQLAAMPRLILGGGSNLVLSDKLDALVLQIAMMGKQIVAEDNEFVFVSAAAGETWHEFVLWTLQEGLGGMENLSLIPGTVGAAPIQNIGAYGVEMQDYFHHLTAFDFLTGEVVTLDKQACQFSYRDSIFKHDYRDRMVILNVVFALPKIWQPRLNYGDVAQSLVAQGISAPAPKDISEAIIAIRRSKLPDPAEIGNAGSFFKNPIVSAELRDSLLTQYPAMVSYAQTDGGYKLAAGWLIEQTGWKGKALGKVGVYHKQALVLVNLGGATGAEVRQLAQQIQADVKAKFGVRLEVEPVFA is encoded by the coding sequence ATGAATACGCCACTTTCCCTACAAAAAAATATTTCCCTGCTCAAACTCAATAGCTTTGGCATCGCGGCGCAAGCTTTGGCATTTTTGCGCATTGAGAACGAACAGCAATTGACACAGATCAGAGCAGACGCACAACTGGCCGCCATGCCCAGATTAATACTTGGCGGTGGCAGCAATCTGGTGCTCTCTGACAAGCTCGATGCGTTGGTGCTGCAGATTGCCATGATGGGCAAGCAGATCGTGGCTGAGGATAATGAGTTTGTGTTTGTTTCTGCGGCAGCGGGCGAGACGTGGCATGAGTTTGTCTTGTGGACTCTGCAAGAGGGCTTGGGCGGAATGGAAAATCTTTCATTGATACCAGGAACAGTTGGTGCCGCGCCTATACAAAATATCGGCGCTTATGGTGTTGAGATGCAGGATTATTTCCATCACCTGACGGCGTTTGATTTTCTCACCGGGGAGGTCGTCACGCTGGATAAACAGGCCTGCCAGTTCAGTTACCGCGACAGTATTTTCAAGCATGACTACCGTGACAGAATGGTGATTTTGAACGTGGTTTTTGCCTTGCCCAAAATATGGCAGCCGCGTTTGAACTATGGCGATGTGGCGCAAAGCCTAGTGGCGCAAGGCATTTCTGCCCCAGCTCCAAAAGACATCAGCGAGGCTATCATCGCTATCCGCCGTAGCAAATTGCCGGATCCTGCGGAGATCGGCAATGCCGGGAGTTTTTTCAAGAACCCTATCGTTAGCGCCGAGCTGCGCGACTCCTTACTGACGCAGTATCCAGCCATGGTCAGCTATGCGCAAACCGACGGTGGCTATAAGCTGGCGGCAGGCTGGCTGATAGAGCAAACCGGCTGGAAGGGGAAAGCCCTGGGGAAGGTCGGCGTGTATCACAAGCAGGCGCTGGTGCTAGTCAATCTCGGTGGCGCAACAGGCGCAGAAGTACGTCAGTTGGCGCAGCAGATACAAGCCGATGTGAAGGCAAAATTTGGTGTGCGACTGGAAGTGGAACCGGTTTTTGCCTGA
- the ppnP gene encoding pyrimidine/purine nucleoside phosphorylase yields MTTQFDQVSVIKQANIYFDGKCVSHTVLFADGSKKTIGVIFPSSLVFNTGAAEIMELNAGKCRIRIKGEQAWANYEGGQQFNVPANSSFDIETLETLDYVCHFI; encoded by the coding sequence ATGACTACACAATTCGACCAGGTTAGCGTCATCAAGCAAGCCAATATCTACTTCGACGGCAAATGCGTTTCGCATACCGTCTTGTTTGCCGATGGCAGCAAAAAGACCATAGGCGTGATCTTCCCGTCTAGCCTGGTATTTAATACCGGCGCCGCAGAAATTATGGAATTAAATGCAGGTAAATGCCGCATCCGCATCAAGGGCGAACAGGCCTGGGCGAACTATGAAGGCGGCCAGCAATTTAATGTGCCAGCCAATTCCAGCTTCGATATCGAGACACTGGAAACCTTGGATTACGTTTGCCATTTTATTTAA
- a CDS encoding acetylornithine transaminase: protein MEFSQYNVNALMYITPRPELVFTEGSGMWMSDHNGKRYLDFLQGWAVNCLGHSPQCIQDALIAQSKKLLNPSPAFYNAPAIELASMLTANSCFDRVFFTNSGAEANEGAIKLARKWGQLNKAGAYEIITFDHGFHGRTLATMSASGKPGWDTIFAPQVTGFPKADLNDIASVEQLITDKTVAVMLEPVQGEGGVLPASREFMQALRALTKKHNILLIVDEVQTGMGRTGELFAYQLSDIEPDIMTLGKGIGGGVPLAALLCREAVACFVPGDQGGTYNGNPLITAVGIAVLKELLAPGFMASVKEKSDYLSKALLKLSEKHGLQGERGEGLLRALKLGSDIGAKLVEAGRDMQPFGVLLNSPRPDLLRFMPALNVSIEELDLMLGMLDSLLTQIMTQIKK, encoded by the coding sequence ATGGAATTCAGTCAGTACAACGTGAACGCACTCATGTACATCACACCGCGCCCGGAGCTGGTGTTTACCGAAGGCAGCGGCATGTGGATGAGCGATCACAATGGCAAACGCTATCTCGATTTCCTGCAAGGCTGGGCGGTCAACTGCCTGGGCCATTCGCCGCAATGCATACAAGATGCCCTAATTGCGCAATCGAAAAAATTACTCAATCCCTCCCCTGCTTTTTATAACGCGCCTGCCATAGAATTGGCGAGCATGCTCACTGCCAACTCTTGCTTTGACCGCGTGTTTTTTACCAATAGCGGCGCCGAAGCAAATGAAGGCGCGATTAAACTGGCGCGTAAATGGGGCCAGCTAAATAAAGCCGGTGCTTACGAAATCATCACCTTTGATCATGGCTTCCATGGCCGCACTTTGGCTACTATGTCAGCCTCTGGCAAGCCGGGCTGGGATACTATTTTTGCACCGCAAGTCACAGGCTTCCCGAAAGCCGACCTGAACGACATCGCCTCAGTAGAACAACTGATCACGGATAAAACTGTTGCGGTAATGCTCGAACCGGTACAAGGCGAAGGCGGCGTATTGCCGGCCAGCCGCGAATTCATGCAAGCCCTGCGCGCCCTGACCAAAAAACATAATATCCTCTTGATCGTCGACGAAGTGCAAACCGGCATGGGCCGTACCGGCGAATTGTTTGCCTATCAGTTATCAGACATCGAACCGGACATCATGACGTTGGGTAAAGGCATAGGCGGTGGTGTACCTTTAGCTGCCCTGTTATGCCGCGAAGCGGTCGCTTGTTTTGTGCCTGGCGACCAAGGCGGTACCTACAACGGCAATCCTTTAATTACGGCCGTCGGTATTGCAGTACTAAAAGAATTACTGGCACCCGGTTTCATGGCGTCGGTCAAAGAAAAATCTGACTATCTGAGTAAAGCCTTGCTCAAACTATCGGAAAAACACGGCTTGCAGGGCGAGCGCGGCGAAGGCTTATTGCGCGCCCTCAAATTAGGCTCAGACATAGGCGCTAAGCTGGTCGAGGCCGGACGTGACATGCAGCCATTTGGCGTACTGCTAAACTCGCCACGGCCAGATTTATTGCGTTTCATGCCAGCCTTGAATGTCAGTATAGAAGAACTTGATCTGATGCTGGGCATGTTAGACAGCTTACTGACACAGATCATGACACAGATTAAAAAATAA
- a CDS encoding argininosuccinate synthase, translating into MSDVKKVVLAYSGGLDTSVILKWLQDNYNCEIITFTADLGQGEELEPARAKALKFGIKPENIFIDDVREEFVRDFVFPMFRANTVYEGEYLLGTSIARPLIAKRLIEIAKATGADTISHGATGKGNDQVRFELGAYALMPNVKVIAPWREWDLLSREKLMKYAEDAGIEIDQKHKNGGAPYSMDANLLHISFEGRHLENPSNEAEESMWRWTVSPEQAPDTPEYLDIEYEKGDIVALNGVRMSPATVLTELNRLGGKHGIGRLDLVENRYVGMKSRGCYETPGGTIMLRAHRAIESITLDREVAHLKDDLMPRYASLIYNGYWWAPERVALQTLIDHTQLNVNGWVRLKLYKGNVITVSRDSKTDSLFDMTIATFDEDGGAYNQADAGGFIKLNALRMRIAANAKAKRG; encoded by the coding sequence ATGAGCGACGTCAAAAAAGTAGTGCTAGCCTATTCCGGCGGCTTAGATACCTCAGTCATTTTGAAATGGCTGCAAGATAATTACAACTGTGAAATCATCACCTTTACCGCCGATCTCGGCCAGGGCGAAGAGCTCGAACCGGCGCGCGCCAAAGCACTGAAATTCGGTATCAAGCCTGAGAATATTTTCATCGATGATGTACGTGAAGAATTCGTACGTGACTTCGTCTTTCCTATGTTCCGCGCTAACACCGTGTATGAAGGCGAATACCTGTTAGGTACATCAATCGCCCGTCCTTTGATCGCCAAGCGCCTGATCGAAATCGCCAAGGCCACCGGTGCCGATACCATCTCGCACGGTGCGACTGGCAAAGGCAATGATCAGGTCCGTTTTGAACTCGGTGCCTATGCCTTGATGCCTAATGTTAAAGTCATCGCGCCATGGCGTGAGTGGGATTTATTGTCACGCGAAAAACTGATGAAATACGCAGAAGACGCCGGCATAGAAATCGACCAGAAGCATAAAAATGGCGGCGCGCCTTACTCGATGGACGCCAATCTGCTGCACATCAGCTTTGAAGGCCGTCACCTAGAAAACCCAAGTAACGAAGCCGAAGAAAGCATGTGGCGCTGGACGGTCAGCCCTGAGCAAGCTCCGGATACACCAGAGTACCTCGATATCGAATACGAAAAAGGCGATATCGTTGCGCTGAACGGCGTGCGTATGTCACCCGCCACGGTGCTCACGGAACTGAATCGACTGGGTGGCAAGCATGGCATCGGCCGTCTGGATCTAGTGGAAAACCGTTACGTCGGCATGAAGTCACGCGGTTGCTACGAAACCCCGGGCGGCACCATCATGCTGCGCGCGCACCGTGCGATAGAATCGATTACCTTAGACCGTGAAGTGGCCCATCTGAAAGACGATCTGATGCCACGTTACGCCAGCCTGATCTATAACGGCTACTGGTGGGCACCAGAGCGCGTCGCTCTGCAAACCCTGATCGACCATACCCAACTGAACGTCAACGGCTGGGTTCGCCTGAAGCTCTACAAAGGCAATGTCATTACCGTCTCGCGCGACTCAAAAACGGATTCGCTGTTCGACATGACGATCGCCACTTTCGACGAAGATGGCGGCGCTTACAACCAGGCCGACGCCGGCGGCTTTATCAAGTTAAATGCCCTGCGCATGCGCATTGCAGCCAACGCCAAAGCTAAACGCGGCTAA
- a CDS encoding retropepsin-like aspartic protease family protein — translation MRILCSLLCLSGLVFSAHAATIDVVGLFPGKAVLVVNGSSPKTYAVGNVIADGAKLIAADNTNATIEVNGKRQVLAIGQYVHRSAPSANTSVTLQADTRGHFMAKGLINGGSVSMLVDTGASVIAMPASEALRLGINYKTGKMGRANTANGQVVVYIVQLDSVKIGDVELNQVEAMVQEQGLTSILLGMSFLNRMEMNRNGEQMVLTKRF, via the coding sequence ATGAGAATACTTTGCAGCTTGCTGTGCCTGTCCGGACTGGTATTCTCGGCCCATGCCGCTACCATCGATGTGGTGGGATTATTCCCTGGCAAAGCGGTGCTGGTGGTCAATGGCAGTTCACCCAAGACCTACGCGGTCGGCAATGTGATCGCTGACGGCGCTAAATTAATCGCCGCCGACAATACCAATGCCACCATAGAAGTCAATGGTAAGCGTCAGGTCTTGGCGATCGGTCAGTATGTGCACCGTTCTGCGCCTAGTGCGAATACCAGCGTCACTTTGCAAGCCGATACGCGCGGTCACTTTATGGCAAAAGGACTCATCAACGGCGGCAGCGTGAGTATGCTAGTCGATACCGGTGCGAGTGTAATCGCGATGCCAGCATCCGAAGCGCTACGCTTAGGTATCAATTATAAAACTGGGAAAATGGGGCGCGCCAACACTGCCAACGGCCAAGTGGTGGTGTATATCGTCCAACTAGATTCGGTCAAGATCGGCGACGTCGAACTCAATCAAGTCGAAGCCATGGTGCAAGAACAAGGGCTAACAAGTATTTTGTTGGGAATGTCATTTTTAAACCGCATGGAAATGAACCGCAACGGTGAGCAAATGGTACTGACCAAACGTTTTTAA
- a CDS encoding carbon-nitrogen hydrolase family protein: protein MRVAAIQMVSTESLAQNMVTAASLLQKARDTGAQLLLLPEYWPQMGLQETDKLTIAEPLGHGVIQGFLSGTARRLGAWIIGGTLPLISSEENKVLNTSLVYNPQGEAVAHYDKIHLFGFSKGSESYEESRTIVAGDEVATFETDLGKVGLSICYDLRFPELFRHMGVCTLIVVPAAFTHTTGQAHWEILLRARAIENQCYVLAAAQGGLHTNGRRTWGHSMLIDPWGKIVDVLSDGEGVVSGELDMALLQGIRENLPALKHRKLV from the coding sequence AGTAGCAGCGATACAAATGGTTTCAACAGAAAGCCTGGCTCAGAATATGGTGACGGCCGCTTCCTTATTGCAAAAAGCGCGCGACACAGGAGCTCAATTATTACTACTGCCTGAATATTGGCCGCAAATGGGCTTGCAAGAGACCGATAAACTGACTATCGCCGAGCCTCTTGGTCACGGTGTGATTCAGGGTTTTTTGTCTGGCACGGCGCGCCGTTTGGGTGCTTGGATCATAGGCGGTACGCTTCCTTTGATCTCATCAGAAGAAAATAAGGTGCTCAATACCAGCTTGGTCTACAACCCTCAGGGGGAGGCGGTCGCGCACTATGACAAAATCCATCTGTTTGGATTTAGTAAAGGCAGCGAGTCGTATGAGGAGTCCAGAACCATCGTGGCTGGCGATGAGGTGGCTACTTTTGAGACTGATCTAGGCAAGGTTGGCCTGTCAATCTGCTACGATTTGCGCTTCCCGGAACTGTTTCGGCACATGGGTGTATGTACTTTGATCGTCGTACCTGCGGCTTTTACTCACACCACGGGACAGGCGCACTGGGAAATATTATTGCGCGCCCGAGCCATAGAAAACCAGTGTTACGTGTTGGCTGCGGCACAAGGTGGCTTGCATACCAATGGTCGACGCACATGGGGGCATAGTATGTTGATCGACCCCTGGGGTAAAATCGTCGATGTATTGTCCGATGGTGAGGGCGTCGTCAGCGGTGAGCTTGATATGGCTCTGTTGCAGGGGATACGCGAAAATCTACCGGCCTTAAAACACCGAAAACTTGTTTGA
- a CDS encoding YajQ family cyclic di-GMP-binding protein, translating into MPSFDTVSEANMDEVKNAIVQTNKVVTNRFDLKGTSAKVELKEKEREVTIFGDSEFHLEQIMIEVTQTMGKRGVDVRFLDKGKVEKIGGDKVKQVIKIKNGIESDDAKKIVKTIKDSKLKVQASIQGDAVRVTGAKRDDLQEAMAMLRKEIKDLPLEFNNFRD; encoded by the coding sequence ATGCCCTCTTTTGATACCGTCTCTGAAGCGAATATGGACGAAGTTAAAAATGCGATTGTGCAGACCAACAAAGTGGTCACCAATCGCTTTGACTTAAAAGGTACCAGCGCCAAAGTTGAACTGAAGGAAAAAGAACGCGAAGTCACAATTTTTGGCGATTCCGAGTTTCACCTCGAACAGATCATGATAGAAGTAACCCAAACCATGGGCAAGCGCGGCGTTGATGTACGTTTTCTCGACAAAGGCAAGGTAGAGAAAATCGGCGGCGACAAGGTCAAGCAAGTCATCAAGATCAAGAACGGGATAGAAAGTGACGATGCAAAAAAAATCGTCAAGACCATCAAGGACAGTAAGCTCAAGGTACAAGCGAGCATACAAGGCGATGCGGTGCGTGTGACTGGTGCCAAGCGCGATGATTTGCAAGAGGCGATGGCGATGCTGCGCAAAGAAATCAAAGATTTGCCACTGGAATTTAACAACTTCCGCGACTAA
- the argF gene encoding ornithine carbamoyltransferase: MAIRHFLQFSDLSLPEFEYVMERARIIKRKFKNYEPYHPLLDRTLVMIFEKNSTRTRLSFEAGMHQLGGAAIYLNTRDSQLGRGEPVEDAGQVISRMCDIIMIRTFEQEMIERFAANSRVPVINGLTNQHHPCQVFADVFTYIEHRGSIAGKKVAWIGDANNMLYSWLQAAVIFGFHLHISTPKGYDIAMELVTAEASHYTVFENPSDACEGVDVVNTDVWTSMGYEAENQARLAAFDGWIVDEAKMARANPDALFMHCLPAHRGEEVSAGVIDGPQSVVWDEAENRLHIQKALLEFLVVGKITE, from the coding sequence ATGGCTATCAGACACTTTTTACAATTCTCCGATTTATCGCTTCCCGAATTCGAGTACGTGATGGAACGCGCGCGCATCATCAAGCGCAAATTTAAAAATTACGAGCCCTACCATCCGCTGCTGGATCGCACGCTGGTGATGATTTTTGAAAAAAATTCTACCCGTACCCGTCTCTCGTTTGAGGCTGGCATGCACCAACTCGGCGGCGCAGCGATCTACCTCAACACCCGCGACAGCCAACTAGGGCGCGGCGAGCCGGTAGAAGATGCGGGCCAAGTCATCTCGCGCATGTGCGACATCATCATGATCCGCACCTTCGAACAAGAAATGATAGAGCGCTTCGCTGCCAATTCGCGTGTGCCTGTTATTAATGGTCTGACCAATCAACATCACCCATGTCAGGTGTTTGCCGATGTCTTCACCTATATCGAGCACCGCGGCTCTATCGCTGGCAAGAAAGTAGCCTGGATCGGTGACGCCAACAATATGCTGTATTCGTGGTTGCAGGCGGCCGTTATCTTTGGCTTCCATCTGCATATTTCTACGCCCAAAGGCTATGACATAGCCATGGAGCTAGTGACTGCCGAGGCCAGCCATTACACGGTCTTTGAAAATCCATCGGATGCTTGTGAAGGCGTAGATGTCGTGAATACCGATGTCTGGACCAGCATGGGCTACGAGGCCGAGAATCAGGCTCGTTTAGCCGCCTTCGACGGCTGGATCGTGGATGAAGCCAAGATGGCGCGTGCCAATCCGGATGCCTTGTTCATGCACTGTCTGCCGGCACATCGCGGCGAAGAAGTTTCGGCCGGCGTCATCGACGGACCGCAATCGGTAGTCTGGGATGAAGCGGAAAACCGTCTGCATATACAAAAAGCCCTGCTGGAATTTTTAGTAGTCGGCAAGATCACCGAATAA